Proteins found in one Drosophila innubila isolate TH190305 chromosome X, UK_Dinn_1.0, whole genome shotgun sequence genomic segment:
- the LOC117793475 gene encoding transcription elongation factor SPT6 isoform X1, producing MAEFLDSEAAESEDEEELDVHERKKLKKLKAAVSDSSEEEEDDEERLREELKDLIDDNPIEEDGSENDSDTGSGGDEEGSSAKKRKKHEDDDLDDRLEDDDYDLIEENLGVKVERRKRFKRLRRIHDNESDGEEQHVDEGLAREQIAEQLFDENDDQSIERRSERSIREADAFDDEDSESDADDFIVDDNGRPIAEKKKKRRPIFTDASLQEGQDIFGVDFDYDDFYKPEEDEYEEESEGDEYDEDLLGGDDFRAAKKKKSPKKKATKKTIFDIYEPSELKRGHFTDLDNEIRKTDIPERMQLRQVPVTPVPEGSHELDDEANWIYRFAFCKQTVSEQEKADNREKMRKPPTAVNKIKQTLEFLRNQQLEVPFIAFYRKEYVKPELNIDDLWKVYYYDERWCQLNERKRKLKQLFEKMRQFQLETLCDDPDKPLPDDVRLMLDSDFERLNDVQSMEELKDVHMYFLLNYSHELPKMQTELRRKQLQERREARARKQAANAANSDGEGTAADAIELADEAAEELELAAEEQLKQAPNSSPYAVFRKAGICGFAKHVGLTPEQFAENLRDNYQRNEVNQESLSPTELAKQYLSPRFMTVDEVLHAAKYVVARQLAQEPLLRKTMREVYFDRARLNIRPTKNGMVLIDENSPVYSMKYVAKKPVGDLFGDQFIKLLMAEEEKLLEITFLDEFEGNANANGPPGDYVTEATQLYHLDQFAKNVLEWNSLRAECVQLALKKWVIPDLIKELRATLHEEAQQFVLRSCIAKLYKWLKVAPYKPELPQHHNSEEWSTLRGIRALGLAYDPDQSVAAFCAISSVEGDISDYLRLPSILKRKNSHNSEEKAQKIADLRKLSDFIKMKKPHIIVIGAESRDAQMIQADIREILKELETNEQFPPIEVEIIDNELAKIYANSKKGEADFKEYPPLLKQAASLARKMQDPLVEYSQLCDADDEILCLRYHPLQERVPRELLLEQLSLEFINRTSEVGLDINLMVQNSRTVNLLQYICGLGPRKGQALLKLLKQSNQRLENRTQLVTVCHLGPKVFINCSGFIKIDTSSLGDSTEAYVEVLDGSRVHPETYEWARKMAIDAMEYDDEETNPAGALEEILESPERLKDLDLDAFAVELERQGFGSKSITLYDIRNELSSLYKDYRCAYVKPSAEELFDMLTKETPDSFYVGKCVTAMVTGFTYRRPQGDQLDNANPVRIEESGSWQCPFCHKDDFPELSDVWNHFDDNNCPGQASGVRCRLENGLPGFIHIKNLSDKQVRNPEERVRVAQMIHVRIIKIDIDRFSVDCSSKSADLKDVNNEWRPRRDAFYDFVTEELDNRKVTDAKAKAMKRKTYARRVIAHPSFFNKSYAEVIAMLAEADQGEVALRPSSKSKDHLTATWKVADDIFQHIDVREEGKENEYSLGRSLWIGTEEFEDLDEIIARHINPMAVAARELLQYKYYKPNTAPANVNERDFMEQLLRDEKTKDPKKIHYFFSASKSMPGKFLLSYLPKTKVRHEYVTVMPEGYRFRGQIFDSVSSLLRWFKEHWLDPTAGMMSNSGLSSTPSSNTPTNHGHAHGHGHGMMRPPTTASLSSLSAGGGEGRGDGRGAAGGGGGAFSSAGSISGGTPRSGISSSDIRSSSAYSVTHSIAGYGGGGGGAGGGTGGGASSAHYGSGSTPTFGAHINTPYTPSGQTPFMTPYTPHGTQTPRYGHNVPSPSSQSSSSQRHHYGGTPRYYDMPGAYNNAANLPHHQQHAHHQQQQQQHHAHQQHHQQQHHQQQHHQQQQRAKENLDWQLANDSWARRKPTQQQQQQAPAQQQQQQSGLSMSGFGAGSTPTNEYHTSSGSRNVAAGAAAAAATGGAATGVQQQQQQLKHKWQCLLVSAERASSRMCACLCVCERAKNIHNNLITK from the exons atGGCTGAATTTCTTGATTCCGAAGCCGCCGAATCGGAG GATGAGGAAGAATTGGATGTGCATGAACgtaaaaaactcaaaaagtTAAAAGCCGCCGTATCCGACAGCAGCGAGGAGGAAGAAG atgATGAAGAACGTTTGCGTGAGGAGCTCAAGGATCTGATTGATGACAATCCCATTGAGGAGGATGGCAGCGAGAATGATTCAGATACGGGCAGCGGCGGTGACGAAGAAGGAAGCAGTGCTAAAAAGCGTAAAAAACATGAGGATGATGATCTGGACGATCGCCTGGAagatgatgattatgatttAATCGAAGAGAATTTGGGCGTTAAAGTTGAACGACGA AAACGCTTTAAACGCCTGCGACGCATTCATGACAACGAAAGCGATGGCGAGGAACAGCACGTGGATGAGGGATTGGCACGGGAACAAATTGCCGAGCAGCTGTTCGATGAGAACGATGAT caaagcATCGAGAGACGCAGCGAGCGCAGCATTCGTGAGGCGGATGCATTTGATGACGAGGACAGCGAATCGGATGCCGATGATTTTATAGTCGATGACAATGGTCGTCCCATAgcggagaagaagaagaaacgcCGACCCATCTTTACAGATGC ATCCCTGCAGGAGGGTCAAGATATTTTTGGCGTTGACTTTGACTATGATGATTTCTACAAACCCGAAGAGGATGAATACGAGGAGGAATCCGAGGGCGATGAGTATGATGAGGATCTGTTGGGTGGCGATGATTTTCGTGCGGCGAAAAAGAAGAAATCACCCAAAAAGAAGGCAACCAAAAAAACCATATTTGACATTTATGAGCCAAGTGAATTGAAACGTGGCCATTTTACGGATTTGGATAATGAGATACGTAAAACCGATATTCCGGAGCGTATGCAATTGCGTCAGGTGCCCGTAACGCCAGTGCCCGAGGGATCCCATGAGCTGGACGATGAGGCCAATTGGATATATCGCTTTGCGTTCTGCAAACAAACCGTATCCGAGCAGGAGAAAGCGGATAATCGTGAGAAGATGCGTAAACCACCGACGgcagttaataaaattaaacaaacattgGAATTTCTACGCAATCAACAACTGGAGGTTCCATTTATAGCGTTTTATCGCAAGGAATATGTGAAACCAGAGTTAAATATCGATGATCTCTGGAAGGTTTACTACTATGACGAACGTTGGTGTCAACTCAATGAGCGCAAACGTAAACTGAAGCAATTGTTTGAGAAAATGCGACAATTTCAGCTGGAAACACTTTGTGATGATCCGGATAAACCATTGCCGGACGATGTACGTCTGATGTTGGACAGCGATTTTGAGCGCTTAAATGATGTGCAGTCCATGGAGGAACTGAAGGATGTGCACATGTATTTTCTGCTCAACTATTCACACGAGCTGCCCAAAATGCAAACGGAATTGCGGCGTAAACAGCTGCAGGAACGCCGTGAGGCACGTGCCCGCAAACAGGCAGCAAATGCGGCAAATAGCGATGGTGAAGGCACTGCAGCCGATGCCATTGAACTGGCCGATGAGGCGGCCGAGGAACTGGAGCTGGCTGCCGAGGAGCAATTGAAACAGGCACCAAATAGTAGTCCCTATGCGGTATTCCGTAAAGCAGGCATCTGTGGCTTTGCCAAACATGTGGGTTTGACGCCCGAACAATTTGCCGAAAATCTACGTGATAATTATCAACGTAATGAGGTGAATCAGGAGAGTCTCAGTCCCACCGAGCTGGCCAAACAATATCTATCGCCACGTTTCATGACCGTGGATGAAGTTCTACATGCCGCCAAATATGTGGTTGCCCGGCAATTGGCACAGGAGCCACTGTTGCGTAAAACCATGCGGGAAGTGTATTTCGATCGAGCTAGACTTAATATACGACCCACCAAAAATGGCATGGTCTTGATAGATGAGAATTCACCGGTGTATTCCATGAAATATGTGGCCAAGAAACCGGTGGGTGATTTATTTGGCGATCAGTTCATCAAATTGCTGATGGCCGAGGAGGAGAAACTGCTGGAGATCACATTTCTGGATGAGTTTGAGGGCAATGCCAATGCGAATGGACCGCCAGGAGATTATGTAACAGAGGCCACACAATTGTATCATTTGGATCAGTTTGCCAAGAATGTCTTGGAGTGGAATTCGCTGCGTGCCGAGTGCGTACAATTGGCGCTTAAAAAGTGGGTAATACCCGATCTTATCAAGGAGCTGCGTGCCACACTGCACGAGGAGGCGCAACAGTTTGTGTTGCGCTCCTGCATTGCCAAGCTGTACAAATGGCTGAAGGTGGCACCATATAAACCCGAATTGCCGCAACATCATAACTCCGAGGAATGGAGCACATTGCGTGGCATACGCGCCTTGGGCTTGGCCTATGATCCGGATCAATCGGTGGCGGCATTTTGTGCCATCTCCAGCGTGGAGGGTGACATCTCCGATTATCTACGCTTGCCGAGCATACTCAAGCGCAAGAATTCGCATAATTCAGAGGAGAAGGCCCAAAAGATTGCAGATCTGCGTAAGCTGAGTGATTTCATCAAGATGAAGAAACCACATATTATCGTAATTGGCGCCGAGTCACGAGATGCACAAATGATACAGGCGGACATACGTGAGATACTCAAGGAGCTGGAAACCAATGAGCAATTTCCGCCCATTGAGGTGGAAATCATTGACAATGAGCTGGCCAAGATCTATGCCAACTCCAAGAAGGGTGAAGCGGACTTTAAAGAGTATCCACCGCTGCTCAAACAGGCGGCATCGTTGGCCCGCAAAATGCAAGATCCGCTCGTGGAATACTCCCAATTATGCGATGCGGATGATGAGATCTTGTGTCTTCGCTATCATCCGCTGCAGGAGCGTGTGCCACGTGAACTATTGCTGGAGCAGCTCAGCCTGGAGTTTATCAATCGCACCAGCGAGGTGGGATTGGACATTAATCTGATGGTACAGAATTCGCGTACAGTGAATCTGTTGCAATACATTTGTGGATTGGGACCCAGGAAGGGACAGGCGCTGCTCAAGCTGCTCAAGCAGAGCAATCAACGGCTGGAGAATCGCACCCAGCTGGTCACGGTGTGTCATCTGGGTCCCAAGGTGTTTATCAATTGCAGCGGTTTCATCAAGATCGATACGAGTTCGCTGGGCGACAGCACCGAGGCATATGTGGAGGTCCTAGATGGCTCCCGTGTGCATCCGGAGACCTATGAGTGGGCACGTAAAATGGCCATTGATGCCATGGAGTATGATGATGAGGAAACGAATCCAGCGGGTGCACTCGAAGAGATCTTGGAGTCACCGGAGCGTCTCAAAGATCTCGATTTGGATGCATTCGCTGTGGAGCTGGAACGTCAGGGATTTGGCAGCAAGAGCATTACTTTATATGACATCCGGAATGAGCTGAGCAGTCTCTACAAGGATTATCGCTGTGCATATGTTAAGCCCAGTGCGGAGGAGCTATTCGATATGTTGACCAAGGAGACGCCGGATTCATTTTATGTGGGCAAATGTGTTACGGCCATGGTTACGGGTTTCACCTATCGACGTCCGCAGGGCGATCAGCTGGACAATGCGAATCCAGTGAGAATTGAAGAATCCGGCAGCTGGCAATGTCCATTCTGTCACAAGGATGATTTCCCAGAGCTATCGGATGTTTGGAATCATTTCGATGATAACAATTGTCCGGGTCAAGCGTCCGGCGTGCGTTGCCGACTGGAGAATGGTCTGCCCGGATTTATACACATAAAGAATCTATCGGATAAACAGGTGCGCAATCCGGAGGAGCGTGTCCGTGTTGCCCAAATGATTCATGTGCGCATTATTAAGATCGACATTGATCGCTTTTCCGTGGACTGCAGCTCCAAGTCGGCGGATTTGAAGGATGTGAACAATGAGTGGCGACCACGACGCGATGCCTTCTATGATTTCGTCACGGAGGAGCTGGACAATCGCAAGGTGACGGACGCCAAGGCCAAGGCAATGAAACGGAAGACGTACGCCCGTCGTGTCATCGCCCATCCGAGTTTCTTTAACAAATCCTATGCGGAGGTCATTGCCATGCTCGCCGAGGCGGATCAGGGTGAGGTGGCGCTGCGTCCGAGCAGCAAGTCCAAGGATCACCTAACCGCCACCTGGAAGGTAGCCGATGACATATTCCAGCACATCGATGTGCGCGAGGAGGGCAAAGAGAATGAATATAGTCTGGGTCGCAGTCTCTGGATTGGCACCGAGGAATTCGAAGATCTGGACGAGATCATCGCCCGCCATATTAATCCCATGGCGGTGGCAGCACGCGAACTCCTGCAATACAAATACTACAAGCCAAATACGGCGCCGGCGAATGTCAATGAACGGGATTTCATGGAGCAACTGTTGCGCGATGAGAAGACCAAGGATCCCAAAAAGATACACTATTTCTTTAGTGCATCCAAGAGTATGCCGGGCAAGTTTCTACTCTCCTATTTGCCCAAGACAAAGGTGCGGCATGAGTATGTGACGGTGATGCCGGAAGGTTATCGTTTCCGTGGACAGATCTTTGATTCCGTGAGCAGTCTGTTGCGCTGGTTCAAGGAGCATTGGCTGGATCCCACAGCGGGCATGATGTCCAACAGTGGCTTGAGCAGTACACCCTCCAGCAATACGCCCACAAATCATGGGCATGcccatggacatggacatggcaTGATGCGACCACCTACCACAGCGTCGCTAAGTTCGCTGAGTGCTGGCGGGGGCGAGGGCAGAGGTGATGGAAGAGGAGCAGcaggtggtggtggtggcgccTTTAGCAGCGCCGGCAGCATCTCGGGCGGCACACCGCGCAGcggcatcagcagcagcgatATACGCAGCTCCAGCGCTTACTCTGTAACGCATTCCATTGCTGGCTATGGTGGAGGTGGTGGAGGAGCTGGTGGAGGAACGGGAGGCGGCGCTTCCTCGGCACATTATGGCAGCGGCAGCACGCCCACATTTGGTGCACACATCAATACGCCGTATACGCCGAGCGGCCAGACACCGTTCATGACACCATACACACCACATGGCACACAGACGCCACGTTACGGCCACAATGTGCCCAGTCCCAGCTCACAGTCATCCAGCAGTCAGCGGCATCATTATGGTGGCACGCCACGTTACTATGACATGCCGGGTGCGTATAATAATGCGGCCAATTTGccacatcatcagcagcatgcgcaccatcagcagcagcagcagcaacatcatgcacatcagcaacatcatcagcagcaacaccaccagcagcaacaccatcagcaacagcaacgtgcCAAAGAGAACCTCGACTGGCAGCTGGCCAATGATTCCTGGGCACGACGAAAAcccacacagcaacaacaacaacaagcaccagcacaacaacaacaacagcaatctgGTCTAAGCATGTCTGGTTTTGGCGCCGGTTCCACGCCCACCAATGAGTATCACACAAGCAGTGGAAGTCGCAATGTTGCcgctggagcagcagcagcagcagccaccgGTGGGGCAGCAACCGGCGTG
- the LOC117793475 gene encoding transcription elongation factor SPT6 isoform X2, which yields MAEFLDSEAAESEDEEELDVHERKKLKKLKAAVSDSSEEEEDDEERLREELKDLIDDNPIEEDGSENDSDTGSGGDEEGSSAKKRKKHEDDDLDDRLEDDDYDLIEENLGVKVERRKRFKRLRRIHDNESDGEEQHVDEGLAREQIAEQLFDENDDQSIERRSERSIREADAFDDEDSESDADDFIVDDNGRPIAEKKKKRRPIFTDASLQEGQDIFGVDFDYDDFYKPEEDEYEEESEGDEYDEDLLGGDDFRAAKKKKSPKKKATKKTIFDIYEPSELKRGHFTDLDNEIRKTDIPERMQLRQVPVTPVPEGSHELDDEANWIYRFAFCKQTVSEQEKADNREKMRKPPTAVNKIKQTLEFLRNQQLEVPFIAFYRKEYVKPELNIDDLWKVYYYDERWCQLNERKRKLKQLFEKMRQFQLETLCDDPDKPLPDDVRLMLDSDFERLNDVQSMEELKDVHMYFLLNYSHELPKMQTELRRKQLQERREARARKQAANAANSDGEGTAADAIELADEAAEELELAAEEQLKQAPNSSPYAVFRKAGICGFAKHVGLTPEQFAENLRDNYQRNEVNQESLSPTELAKQYLSPRFMTVDEVLHAAKYVVARQLAQEPLLRKTMREVYFDRARLNIRPTKNGMVLIDENSPVYSMKYVAKKPVGDLFGDQFIKLLMAEEEKLLEITFLDEFEGNANANGPPGDYVTEATQLYHLDQFAKNVLEWNSLRAECVQLALKKWVIPDLIKELRATLHEEAQQFVLRSCIAKLYKWLKVAPYKPELPQHHNSEEWSTLRGIRALGLAYDPDQSVAAFCAISSVEGDISDYLRLPSILKRKNSHNSEEKAQKIADLRKLSDFIKMKKPHIIVIGAESRDAQMIQADIREILKELETNEQFPPIEVEIIDNELAKIYANSKKGEADFKEYPPLLKQAASLARKMQDPLVEYSQLCDADDEILCLRYHPLQERVPRELLLEQLSLEFINRTSEVGLDINLMVQNSRTVNLLQYICGLGPRKGQALLKLLKQSNQRLENRTQLVTVCHLGPKVFINCSGFIKIDTSSLGDSTEAYVEVLDGSRVHPETYEWARKMAIDAMEYDDEETNPAGALEEILESPERLKDLDLDAFAVELERQGFGSKSITLYDIRNELSSLYKDYRCAYVKPSAEELFDMLTKETPDSFYVGKCVTAMVTGFTYRRPQGDQLDNANPVRIEESGSWQCPFCHKDDFPELSDVWNHFDDNNCPGQASGVRCRLENGLPGFIHIKNLSDKQVRNPEERVRVAQMIHVRIIKIDIDRFSVDCSSKSADLKDVNNEWRPRRDAFYDFVTEELDNRKVTDAKAKAMKRKTYARRVIAHPSFFNKSYAEVIAMLAEADQGEVALRPSSKSKDHLTATWKVADDIFQHIDVREEGKENEYSLGRSLWIGTEEFEDLDEIIARHINPMAVAARELLQYKYYKPNTAPANVNERDFMEQLLRDEKTKDPKKIHYFFSASKSMPGKFLLSYLPKTKVRHEYVTVMPEGYRFRGQIFDSVSSLLRWFKEHWLDPTAGMMSNSGLSSTPSSNTPTNHGHAHGHGHGMMRPPTTASLSSLSAGGGEGRGDGRGAAGGAAGGAGASASSKSSVRSTPRTNTSPHSMNLGDSTPLYDEN from the exons atGGCTGAATTTCTTGATTCCGAAGCCGCCGAATCGGAG GATGAGGAAGAATTGGATGTGCATGAACgtaaaaaactcaaaaagtTAAAAGCCGCCGTATCCGACAGCAGCGAGGAGGAAGAAG atgATGAAGAACGTTTGCGTGAGGAGCTCAAGGATCTGATTGATGACAATCCCATTGAGGAGGATGGCAGCGAGAATGATTCAGATACGGGCAGCGGCGGTGACGAAGAAGGAAGCAGTGCTAAAAAGCGTAAAAAACATGAGGATGATGATCTGGACGATCGCCTGGAagatgatgattatgatttAATCGAAGAGAATTTGGGCGTTAAAGTTGAACGACGA AAACGCTTTAAACGCCTGCGACGCATTCATGACAACGAAAGCGATGGCGAGGAACAGCACGTGGATGAGGGATTGGCACGGGAACAAATTGCCGAGCAGCTGTTCGATGAGAACGATGAT caaagcATCGAGAGACGCAGCGAGCGCAGCATTCGTGAGGCGGATGCATTTGATGACGAGGACAGCGAATCGGATGCCGATGATTTTATAGTCGATGACAATGGTCGTCCCATAgcggagaagaagaagaaacgcCGACCCATCTTTACAGATGC ATCCCTGCAGGAGGGTCAAGATATTTTTGGCGTTGACTTTGACTATGATGATTTCTACAAACCCGAAGAGGATGAATACGAGGAGGAATCCGAGGGCGATGAGTATGATGAGGATCTGTTGGGTGGCGATGATTTTCGTGCGGCGAAAAAGAAGAAATCACCCAAAAAGAAGGCAACCAAAAAAACCATATTTGACATTTATGAGCCAAGTGAATTGAAACGTGGCCATTTTACGGATTTGGATAATGAGATACGTAAAACCGATATTCCGGAGCGTATGCAATTGCGTCAGGTGCCCGTAACGCCAGTGCCCGAGGGATCCCATGAGCTGGACGATGAGGCCAATTGGATATATCGCTTTGCGTTCTGCAAACAAACCGTATCCGAGCAGGAGAAAGCGGATAATCGTGAGAAGATGCGTAAACCACCGACGgcagttaataaaattaaacaaacattgGAATTTCTACGCAATCAACAACTGGAGGTTCCATTTATAGCGTTTTATCGCAAGGAATATGTGAAACCAGAGTTAAATATCGATGATCTCTGGAAGGTTTACTACTATGACGAACGTTGGTGTCAACTCAATGAGCGCAAACGTAAACTGAAGCAATTGTTTGAGAAAATGCGACAATTTCAGCTGGAAACACTTTGTGATGATCCGGATAAACCATTGCCGGACGATGTACGTCTGATGTTGGACAGCGATTTTGAGCGCTTAAATGATGTGCAGTCCATGGAGGAACTGAAGGATGTGCACATGTATTTTCTGCTCAACTATTCACACGAGCTGCCCAAAATGCAAACGGAATTGCGGCGTAAACAGCTGCAGGAACGCCGTGAGGCACGTGCCCGCAAACAGGCAGCAAATGCGGCAAATAGCGATGGTGAAGGCACTGCAGCCGATGCCATTGAACTGGCCGATGAGGCGGCCGAGGAACTGGAGCTGGCTGCCGAGGAGCAATTGAAACAGGCACCAAATAGTAGTCCCTATGCGGTATTCCGTAAAGCAGGCATCTGTGGCTTTGCCAAACATGTGGGTTTGACGCCCGAACAATTTGCCGAAAATCTACGTGATAATTATCAACGTAATGAGGTGAATCAGGAGAGTCTCAGTCCCACCGAGCTGGCCAAACAATATCTATCGCCACGTTTCATGACCGTGGATGAAGTTCTACATGCCGCCAAATATGTGGTTGCCCGGCAATTGGCACAGGAGCCACTGTTGCGTAAAACCATGCGGGAAGTGTATTTCGATCGAGCTAGACTTAATATACGACCCACCAAAAATGGCATGGTCTTGATAGATGAGAATTCACCGGTGTATTCCATGAAATATGTGGCCAAGAAACCGGTGGGTGATTTATTTGGCGATCAGTTCATCAAATTGCTGATGGCCGAGGAGGAGAAACTGCTGGAGATCACATTTCTGGATGAGTTTGAGGGCAATGCCAATGCGAATGGACCGCCAGGAGATTATGTAACAGAGGCCACACAATTGTATCATTTGGATCAGTTTGCCAAGAATGTCTTGGAGTGGAATTCGCTGCGTGCCGAGTGCGTACAATTGGCGCTTAAAAAGTGGGTAATACCCGATCTTATCAAGGAGCTGCGTGCCACACTGCACGAGGAGGCGCAACAGTTTGTGTTGCGCTCCTGCATTGCCAAGCTGTACAAATGGCTGAAGGTGGCACCATATAAACCCGAATTGCCGCAACATCATAACTCCGAGGAATGGAGCACATTGCGTGGCATACGCGCCTTGGGCTTGGCCTATGATCCGGATCAATCGGTGGCGGCATTTTGTGCCATCTCCAGCGTGGAGGGTGACATCTCCGATTATCTACGCTTGCCGAGCATACTCAAGCGCAAGAATTCGCATAATTCAGAGGAGAAGGCCCAAAAGATTGCAGATCTGCGTAAGCTGAGTGATTTCATCAAGATGAAGAAACCACATATTATCGTAATTGGCGCCGAGTCACGAGATGCACAAATGATACAGGCGGACATACGTGAGATACTCAAGGAGCTGGAAACCAATGAGCAATTTCCGCCCATTGAGGTGGAAATCATTGACAATGAGCTGGCCAAGATCTATGCCAACTCCAAGAAGGGTGAAGCGGACTTTAAAGAGTATCCACCGCTGCTCAAACAGGCGGCATCGTTGGCCCGCAAAATGCAAGATCCGCTCGTGGAATACTCCCAATTATGCGATGCGGATGATGAGATCTTGTGTCTTCGCTATCATCCGCTGCAGGAGCGTGTGCCACGTGAACTATTGCTGGAGCAGCTCAGCCTGGAGTTTATCAATCGCACCAGCGAGGTGGGATTGGACATTAATCTGATGGTACAGAATTCGCGTACAGTGAATCTGTTGCAATACATTTGTGGATTGGGACCCAGGAAGGGACAGGCGCTGCTCAAGCTGCTCAAGCAGAGCAATCAACGGCTGGAGAATCGCACCCAGCTGGTCACGGTGTGTCATCTGGGTCCCAAGGTGTTTATCAATTGCAGCGGTTTCATCAAGATCGATACGAGTTCGCTGGGCGACAGCACCGAGGCATATGTGGAGGTCCTAGATGGCTCCCGTGTGCATCCGGAGACCTATGAGTGGGCACGTAAAATGGCCATTGATGCCATGGAGTATGATGATGAGGAAACGAATCCAGCGGGTGCACTCGAAGAGATCTTGGAGTCACCGGAGCGTCTCAAAGATCTCGATTTGGATGCATTCGCTGTGGAGCTGGAACGTCAGGGATTTGGCAGCAAGAGCATTACTTTATATGACATCCGGAATGAGCTGAGCAGTCTCTACAAGGATTATCGCTGTGCATATGTTAAGCCCAGTGCGGAGGAGCTATTCGATATGTTGACCAAGGAGACGCCGGATTCATTTTATGTGGGCAAATGTGTTACGGCCATGGTTACGGGTTTCACCTATCGACGTCCGCAGGGCGATCAGCTGGACAATGCGAATCCAGTGAGAATTGAAGAATCCGGCAGCTGGCAATGTCCATTCTGTCACAAGGATGATTTCCCAGAGCTATCGGATGTTTGGAATCATTTCGATGATAACAATTGTCCGGGTCAAGCGTCCGGCGTGCGTTGCCGACTGGAGAATGGTCTGCCCGGATTTATACACATAAAGAATCTATCGGATAAACAGGTGCGCAATCCGGAGGAGCGTGTCCGTGTTGCCCAAATGATTCATGTGCGCATTATTAAGATCGACATTGATCGCTTTTCCGTGGACTGCAGCTCCAAGTCGGCGGATTTGAAGGATGTGAACAATGAGTGGCGACCACGACGCGATGCCTTCTATGATTTCGTCACGGAGGAGCTGGACAATCGCAAGGTGACGGACGCCAAGGCCAAGGCAATGAAACGGAAGACGTACGCCCGTCGTGTCATCGCCCATCCGAGTTTCTTTAACAAATCCTATGCGGAGGTCATTGCCATGCTCGCCGAGGCGGATCAGGGTGAGGTGGCGCTGCGTCCGAGCAGCAAGTCCAAGGATCACCTAACCGCCACCTGGAAGGTAGCCGATGACATATTCCAGCACATCGATGTGCGCGAGGAGGGCAAAGAGAATGAATATAGTCTGGGTCGCAGTCTCTGGATTGGCACCGAGGAATTCGAAGATCTGGACGAGATCATCGCCCGCCATATTAATCCCATGGCGGTGGCAGCACGCGAACTCCTGCAATACAAATACTACAAGCCAAATACGGCGCCGGCGAATGTCAATGAACGGGATTTCATGGAGCAACTGTTGCGCGATGAGAAGACCAAGGATCCCAAAAAGATACACTATTTCTTTAGTGCATCCAAGAGTATGCCGGGCAAGTTTCTACTCTCCTATTTGCCCAAGACAAAGGTGCGGCATGAGTATGTGACGGTGATGCCGGAAGGTTATCGTTTCCGTGGACAGATCTTTGATTCCGTGAGCAGTCTGTTGCGCTGGTTCAAGGAGCATTGGCTGGATCCCACAGCGGGCATGATGTCCAACAGTGGCTTGAGCAGTACACCCTCCAGCAATACGCCCACAAATCATGGGCATGcccatggacatggacatggcaTGATGCGACCACCTACCACAGCGTCGCTAAGTTCGCTGAGTGCTGGCGGGGGCGAGGGCAGAGGTGATGGAAGAGGAGCAGcaggtggtg CAGCAGGCGGAGCAGGAGCAAGTGCATCTTCCAAGTCATCGGTGCGTAGCACGCCGCGCACAAACACCTCGCCACACTCCATGAATCTGGGCGATTCCACGCCGCTCTACGatgaaaactaa